From the Kogia breviceps isolate mKogBre1 chromosome 10, mKogBre1 haplotype 1, whole genome shotgun sequence genome, the window TGACTGTGGCAACAATTTGAATCCCTCAGCTACATTTCAGGACTATTTCAGAAAATTAATTAGAAGTTccgtagcagaaaaaaaaaaaagaaaagttgcctGCCTTATATATGGTCCTTATTACCCACTTGTATTTTTAGGAGTGTGTAGATGTCTCTTTTGGGGGCAAGGCAACATACCTAGCTACCTAGCTAAACAGGTCATTTGCACTTTACAccttgggttatttatttattcttcatccCCCAAGAGATAGGTTTCATTGCTGATTACactgtacaggaaaaaaaaaaaaaaagaaaagaggaagtaaaaagtAAACTCTACTTTTAAGAGCTTAACAGACCATGAATCCTCTCAGTTGCTTTTCAATTTCTGTGCACTGAGATTGAGTTTGAATTCACTGTCACCACAGTTGACtcaaaaagtttctttaaaaagggtAAATTCAACTTTGGTTATAAAAAACAAATGTACCGGGCAGCAAAATATGTGGGAAAGAGAGCGGGGAAAATATTGCCTGAACTTCAGTAGAATCTGATGAATTCTCAGGAACACTGGGGAAATTTGTCACCAGTTGTCAGGACTTCACCcaactttctagaaacatctGTAGTGCAGGACATGGTGCTCCGGTTTCCTCTAAATTTCAAAGAATGTTAACACCTACTTGAAGCCAGATTCTCAGAGAGCGCTCGAGAAATTTTTGGTTGACTCAACGAAATGTCACATGAACAGGTAGCCCACGGGCTCTCTAAGACACtgagtgtgcttttttttttttcttttctttttttggctgtattgggtctttgttgctacacgcgggctttctctagttgtggcgagcagggctactcttttttgtggtgcacgggcttctcactgcagtggcttctctttgttgtagagcatgggtccgaggcacgcagacttcagtagttgtggcctgcgggctcagtagttgtggctcacaggctcagtagttatggctcgtgggctctagagagaaggctcagtagttgtggcgcacgggctcagctgctccacggcacgtggaatcttcccagaccagggctcaaactcgtgtcccctgcattggcaggcggattcttaactcctccgccaccagggaagcctgagcatGCATTTCTGACAATCGTAAGTAGGAAACCCATGTTTGCTGCACTCTGCTGAATTTGAACCTTATTTTAACAATGTAATGGTTTTCTGCCGGATTTTAATTGgtagccatgaaaagaatgaattgAACATGTCattctgatatatttttaagGGAGTGAAATAGCCTAttgcacaatgaaatattacccaGTTGACATCTATATAGCAGTATATCTTTGGATTAAAGAGACAACCCCAAGAGATTCAAGTTGTTTTTTCCAGTAAGGGTGATTGCTATGTCTGGAACCAGAAATATTAAGGCGACATGAGCAAAGGCTGAAGGTTTTCAGGGAACAAGCAGAGCAAACAGAATTATAGAAAATACGGGATCAATTGTCAAAACTCCAGTAATACGCAACCTTGTATGGAATTTATCTGGCCCACAAAAAATTGTCATTCTTGGTAAAATTTATACTCCCACTTGCGTATCTTATGTTGCCTATAAGACAACCATTTTTCGGTCAAAGTTATCATCCTATTTAAGAGAAAATATCACAGTAAGATGGGGAAAAACAGTGTTTGGGTGTTttatggccaaaaaattaatcaTCGAAAAATTTTTGAATgatcaaatttgaaaaataattctatatTCAACAGCTATAAAAGCAGAACACATAGAAAATTCTAGGGGAGACTGCTTGGTTGTGTTAAATATTCAATTATCTCCCCACTGAGACATTCAATAGTTTATTACTTCAACAATTTACTTGCAAAGGatagatatttattatttttacaagtATGGTTATAACTTACTACTTACTCTGCCAGGCAGTAAAAGTCACTCAGGAATATCaatgttacatttttttctgacctAGAATTCTTCCTGTTAATGATGATTACTGCAAAGTCAGAACATATGTGATGTTATTTCCGGAAATGCTGACATTTCAAAGACATCACCTTCTAAACTTGAAGAGGAAGCTATCTTTGTtgtttgttaaggattttttatttttgcttctcaGGCTTAATAAATTACTAATGATTCCCTTTAATTCCTTAACATTCTCACTTATTGAAACCTTTAAAAATACTAGTATACTTGCTTTTATTgtcactgttgttttaaaaattctttttctacaTGGTGTGAAATCAGAGAGAAACAAACAGGATTATTTTTATCAAAAGCGGCATAACTCTGATTAGTAATACTTTGTttgaaaaaggaattaaatgcTGTGTatgctgtttctgttttctatgtTGTGACATTTTACTAATTTCATTAGCAAGTTAAGCAGTATAACAGTAAGTTAAGTTGTAAAAGTGAAGAAAGCGTGGTTGTTGTACTTCCTGAACGTACTATCTTCTGTGGTTCTACCAGAACTATGTTTGGAAAACACCAAACcatttaaataaatctttaaattgAAAATCCGTGTCATTTAAATTAGTATAGAACAAAGGTTTTATGGTTGGAAGATCTGAGATTGGTTCTATGTTCCATGATTTACTGGACAGGTGATTTCTGGCAAATCATTAAACTTTTTAGACACCTTTTAACCCTTGTAAATTGGATAATAACCACACACCATTTCACCGGTGGAGAGGCACGGGAGGTAGCTCatgaaagaaaacaggaagaactGCTTTGTAAAAGCGAGGGCAGCACACAGCAGGTGGAATGCTACTTTTGTTCTTTAACTTCATATGAAAAATGCCTTTCGAAATTTTTGGAGGAAACACTCAAGATTTCTAATCTACAATTCCCAACAAGAGATCCTCCACTCTTCTCtttcacatgtaaaaaaaaaagttgctgaaATGACCTAACCACTTTTTCAGACAACCACACTTGAGTTATGCTAACTTTTCTACTCGAGATTCCTTTTCACTGTCCACttactttaaataaatagaaatattgttCTTATCTTCTCCAGGCCTATTAACtacatcttcattttcttttatagcCTGTTCCTTTCTGGCTTCATCAAAAAGTTCAGCCTCTTCACAGTTCTAAGTACCACACACATTCTAGGTTTGTGATACCAAGTTTCTCTTTCCCACATTAAACTTGTTTTAGATTTAAGTTTCTTGTCATGTTGgctcatatttaaatatttattaatgaaacTGGCAATGGTATTTACTTTCAATTTGATTAACTCTGCCTAGAACTTTTACTGTTCAAAGATCTGCTCTGTTCTCCCACTGAAGAGCaatcctcttctattttctttcttctcttccggCTTTGCATGGCTGTGTGCAAGGCCACCAGAGATGCCTTtgctcacgtgtgtgtgtgtcaagaGCTCTAGTGCATCCTTTAGGACTCAACTCAGAAGTTCCTTTGCTCCTACTGTGCCCCataaacatctttatgggagcaGCTTGTCGACTGGAATTACAACGATCGAGTTACACTTCATTTTGCCCCTCAGATTATGGATCCACCCTGGCAAGACAAAGCCCAAGGTTTTCTCATATTGGTATTTCTAACACGTAACGGAAAGTTCATAAATGTTCGTTAAATGGCAAAATGACTACATTTTTCTTAAGAAAGGAGCTgccagtttttctttaaaatggcaGCAGGTGGCAACTTggatttttgtctctgttttctgtaGGACGTGATCATCATGGCACCTGCATTACTGATTCTTTTGGGGGCCACAGTGATACTGCAAGCAGACTTACTTCCTGATAAAAAATGTAAGCACCGTCTATTAAAttcaataatatttcatttttgaggaaaaaaaagtacattacAAAAAGGATAGCATTATTTTCTCCTAAATAATAATTAggaaattatgattttttaaaaagggatggaACATTTATTCTTATCAGAATACAAACTCTTTAAACATGCTATATTTTAAGAAAGCAAAGTCGGCTGAAATGCACATTTTATGCTGCAGTTTACCCACACTTCATATTCCAAGTGTGGGTAAACGGGCACTCAGAATAAAGCTGCAGCTGATGGCCATATCCGGAACGTCTTCCCAGGCAAGGGAACGGTTCCAAGTCCTCACAACCAAAGAATAAGAAGCTTCCAGTAGTTTTGCTTCAGAAACTTGTTGATCAAtgggtttaagaaaaaaagaactgccaCATGGTTCCCCCATCAGCACTGCCTAAGAGACCTTGCTATGACCAATACAATATTCTGTATCTGCACTGTCCATTGATAAGTGATTAtcgagcacttgaaatatggctcaTGCAATGAAGACAATGaacatttgattttatttaaataaaatagccacatgtggccagtggctaccataACGGGCAGTGCAGTACAGACAGAGCCCCAAAACACTGTATGTGGCAGGTGTGGAAGCAGAGTCGGGGAAGGCTACTGAATATTAAAGGTCAGTGGTAACATCCTCACATGTAGTAAATTAATCAAAGGAGGTTTCACAATTGTACAATATTGTAATTTTAGCAAAAATTATAAAGTTGTATAAACATATGCCCAAGAAAAAagataatggggcttccctggtgacgcagcggttgagaatccgcctgccgatgcaggggacgtgggttcgtgccccggtccgggaagatcccacgtgccgcagagcggctgggcccgtgagccatggccgctgaggctgtgcgtccggagcctgtgctccgcaacgggagaggccacgacagtgagaggcccgcgtatggcagaagaaaaaaaaaaaaaaaaaaaaaaaagataatgaatgtATCACATGTTAATGTCACTCTCAGTGATAGAAATGtgtgggtaattttttttttttggatcattTGTGCTTTCCAAGATTTCTAAAAAGAACAGGCATTGATTTTGTAATTTCAATGAAACCTTTTATTTTGTGAAAGCTTTTATTTGCAAGGCAACATTAGAGAGCGGTTCATTAACAGGGGGAAGAGAACACTTTTCTTTCTATAAATGCCTATTTGAGCAATTTTGCTCACAAGTTTCTCTGACCTTGAATCATAATAGGAAATAAATCCTTTTAACATCATGAACCAGTACATATGCAAATATGTGAGTACACTTATAATAGAAACAAGAGGTTCATGAAACAGTACTTCTTATATATTTGATGCACCtggtattttctattctattttcttcCATGTCATTAAACACATTGCTACCCACAAACTAATACATTATTGCAGTCCATTAATGGATAATGACCCTTTGAAAATTATGCTTGTATTGAGAAATGACATAGTAAAATATTCAGATTTCAATAAAGTACCTGTAGATGTTACAGGTAAATGACTggacaaagtaaaaagaaaataagttaaaaacatTTCTAAGGAAACTTTTCCCAAGATTATTTCAGTGTTATACATTCTGATAgccataataaaatactataCTACACAAAAAAATACTTAACAACTTTAAAATGCTATGTATAATTAAACATTGCgtggcttttttcttttgatctacagttttacttctcccacCTGTCAATTTCACCATTAAAGCTATCAATTTAGCTCAAGTTCTTTTACGCTGGGAACCAAATACCGATCAAGAACAAAGAAATGTCCAGCTAGGGTATCACGTGAAAATAAATGCTCCACAAGAAGAAGATGTAAGTGTTTATTCTGACGGCAAaccttatttaaattttaactttgacTGCATTTTCCTTATCAAAGAAATTTTAACTAAAGAAAACCAAACCCACTAAAGGGCTTTTTGTTATATTCCCAGTAGAGCAATGTCTCTATTGAAATGACTGATAACTAGTGCTACACCTGCATTAAACGGCAGCTCGGAACATTTTAACTTTGGGACAATTCTTCCACTTAAAAAtcaagttttgggcttccctggtggcacagtggttgagactccacctgctgatgcgggggacacgtgttcgtgccccggtccgggaagatcccacatgctgcggagtggctgggcccgtgagccatggccgctgggcctgcgcgtccagagcctgtgctccgccacgggagaggccgcagcagtgagaggcccacgtaccggaaaaaaaaaaaaaaaaaaaaaaaaaaaaaaaatcaagtttagtAACTTCTGAGGTACAATGGTTCAGATACTGGTTTTATATAATTTCCTCTAAAATagccaaaagaacagaaaagccgAATAAAAGAGGAGGGCAGGGTACCTAATCAAAGAGGCCAAGTTCGAATCCCAGTTCGGCTACTTCCTGCCTTTAGAATCGTGGaccagtcacttaacctctcagagcccCAACTTCACTGCAGGCATATATTAAAGCACCAGGTacctagtagatgctcaataaaattaaacaaattaaattccAGTCAATATGGCATTCTAGAGAATTTTCCGTCAAAAGTTACATCTGGTGAGGAGAGTGGAACTAGAGATGGTGGTCAAAGGAAACTGGAGCCTTCATtgtaacattttgtttttataagaagCATTTATGCAGGTATCTTTGAcgaatttattacttttttttttttttaatggtttgcgggcctctcactgctgtggcctctcccattgcggagcacaggctccagacgcacaggctcagcggccacggctcacgggcccagccgctccgcagcacgtgggatcttcccggacccgggcacgaacccgtgtcccccgcatcggcaagcggactctcaaccactgcgccaccagggaagaccgaagaattaatttttatatttttattatgtatttttaaaacatgtacacATCTCGAATTgggtaatttatttattcatttttaaaaccactttattTTGATATAACTGACCTGTAAAAAGCTGCACCTATTTAATGtctacaacttgatgagtttagGGATAAGGACATTACCTTGAAACAGTGGGTTTAATTTTTTCTAGCAAAACGATTTCATTGCATTATGTTTACGTGCCATTTTAAAAGTAGACGAAAACGCCTAGTTGATTAAAATAGTTCTCTCAAGGCCACTTCCCCTTTGCATACCGTGACTTGTGGGTCTTATTTTTAGTACGAAACCAGGAACACTGAGAGCAGACGCGTAACCATCCTTCATAAAGGCTTTTCAGCAAGTGTGCAGACGGTCCCGTGGAACGACCGCTCCCTCCAGCCAAGCAGCTGGGTTTCCGCGGAACTTAAAGCCCCACCAGGTAAGGCAGCCCTCTAAGCGCCCAGTTTTATATTTCGGGCTTTGTAAACACAGGAAAGTCAGAAAACAaacacctcagttttctcttcttttgttagTCACCAGTTCCTGCCCGGTATTCTTCTACCTCATCAACATCCTCACCAAGACCATGATCACTTCTCAGTGTCATAACCCAGCCAACTCTGCCTGGCACGTCCCTGCCAGCATTGCGGATATTTCTCACTCCCCAGCTCAAAAGACAGAGGGTCATAAACAAAATCTGGGCCAATAAGGTCTCTCATAATTGGGTTCCAGGACATCCTTCCAACCACCCCCTACGGGATTCCTGCGCTCTTCTCAGATGGGTTTACAGCCATGACCCCTGCACACCAGCACAGTCCTGCCTCGGAGCCCTCGCTTTCCTGGGCTCACCTGACTGCTTTTCCGAATCCTTCCTATACTTCATAGCCCAAATCAAATCGTACCTGCTCTGTGAAGCCCTTTTTGATGCTCCCAATCACCACCCTTTCTAAAGAAACAATCAGAAGCTGTCATGGCAatgtcttgttcttttttttttttttttaatttttattcgaGGATAGttaatttacactgttgtgttactttccggtgtacagcaaagtgaatcagttatacatatacatacatccgctctttaaaacaattttttttgacCATCTAGGGTCTCCTGGAACCTCAATTGTGAATTTAACTTGCACCACGAACACCAAGGCAAATAATTACACACACTTACGGCCGTACCAAGTCTCTCTTCACTGCACCTGGCTTGTTGGCAAGGACGCCCCTGAGGACACGCAGTATTTTCTCTACTATAGGTTAGTATCTGTTTTCACTTTCGCGAATGGGTTGTTTCCTCCAGCCTTAAAAACTTATGAGTGTCCCAATTCAGGTATGGCTCTTGGACTGAAGAATGCCAAGAATACAGCAAAGACACCTTGCAGAGAAATATCGCCTGCTGGTTTCCCAGGACTTTTATCAATAGCAAAGGGCGCGACTTGCTTGGAGTGTATGTTAACGGCTCAAGCGAGGAAGCTGCGATCAAGCCTTTCGATGAGCTCTTTGCCCTTCATGCTATTGGTAAGATGGGCTTGACTCAAAGCCAAAATAACCGAATCGCAGAATCTCAGCACTGGGAGGGGTTCTAAGGAACACCTTGTCTAGCTACTTGTCTGATGCTAAGTGACCATCTGCCCGCTGCTTAAGAACCACAGTGTCAAGGTTTCTCAGCCTCCGCGCTCCTGATACATTTGGCGAAAGAACTCTTGTGTGTGGCCTGTCCTGTGCCTTACCAGGTGTTCAGTAGCAGCCCTGGTCtccacctactagatgccagtagcacctcctCCCCCGTAAGCTGTGACAATAAAAACGTCCCCTAGGGGATAAAATCTCCCCTCACTGAGAATCACCGCTCCAGGGAAAGTAAACTCACTGCTGAAAGAACCCCGCATCATCTCTCAGCAGCTCTGGCTGGTTTGGAAACATTTCTGCCCATGGGTCCTGTGATGGGCTGGTGCCACCCCCAAACAGGTCTGATTCTTCTCCCCACAAGATGGTCCCTCAGCTATCCAAAGGCAGCCAGGTCTCCCATCCTGAGATCTCTCTTCCCTGGGCTACGGGCCCCCAATTTCTCATGCATTCCTCTTAGGATCCTCCACCCTTCTGGACTTTCTCCTCTGGGTGTTCTTGAGTTAGAGTGTCCCCCTTACCATGTGATTCTCAGATCTAAGCCTATTATTTAAGCTTTCACTTGCTCAGTTCTCAGAACTGAAGACCTTCTCCTTCATCCTAGATACTTGTATTAATGCAGTTCAACAGGAGCCTCGCACGTAACATTTCTGGTTCTGAACATTCAAGGTTTCAGTGGTGGCCTCTGCTTATTAGCGTGGGCTGTGGAGCTGGGCTGCCTGGACTTGGATCCTGGCTCCTCTACTGACTTGCTGAGGGACCTTAGGCAAGCTGGtcatttctctgggcctcagtcttttTATCTGAAATATGGGAAGAAATCAATACTTCCTACAAGGTCTTTGTGACAATTAAGTATGTTAATAATTACAAAgtgcttagaagagtgcctggcctAAGTATCcaataaatacacaaaatgttattatttaaagGACACGGTTTGGCAGGTGACATCTATATATGTTTCTATTATCTATACGTGTAtcaaatggagtataactttgTTTAAGGAATCACAGCACGTGCTAAAGAGGTTATATAATTCTCTTCGATACAGTATTACTTAGACGACCTACGGATATCACTTTCATGACAATAGGTAATAAAAAATGCTAAGGGGACCTGAGAAACAATGATATTAAGATGCCAATGGACACAGCCTGGGACAGACCATGGGCCTTTTCTTGtgtgatattcattttattgaGACCAATTTCTCAGAttactaaaagaaataaatgctctTTTGATGAAAAAATTTTTGGCTTAGGGGATGGTAGGCTCTGGAGTCAGTGGGCCCCATTCTTAGCTCGTCCCTCGGACTCAGTAACTGTGAGATCTAAGTCACATAACTTAAGAGAAGGCCACTCACTTAGAGATAATTTCTATCCACATCAAGCGGCCATAAAACAATCATGTGAGATCTCAGGGGAAAGAACTGTGGAGTTATATGTAAAGACAAGTTTAGCCCAATCCGTTCTTTTTCTGTAAGAGAAAactaaatcctcacaacaaaccacaacaagatacacaaaacaaaatgaaataaaaactgaggcccaggaagaggAGATAATCAGTCCAGCCACACACCTGCTTCATAGAGCAGGGCTTAGTGGAGGCTCCAGGGCATTTTCTCTCCGGGATCAGGTTTGCCCTCAGATCGGTCCAACTCGAGAAGTAAAAGCGGATGGTGGGCTGGGTCTTGCAGTAAGCTGAAGGAAAAGGCATTTAACCATTCAATGCCGTTTGAAGTAGGAATCGTTGAGGTTTACGGGCGAGATCTCTCCTTTAGCACCACAAGACAGGAGTCAGATGTGAGCCGCTGGAGTCCTGTGGCTTGCAAGTTCGTTGATTAAATCCTGGTGTACAGTACTGGAGAAGACGCAGCTTAGAAATGCCTTGAGAAATGTGGGTGGATTAGATTTATCAACCGTGATCACCGACCTCTCGGTTCTTTAACATAGATCGAGTAAATCCTCCAGCAAAAGTCACAGCAGAGATCGAAGGAACCTGTCTCTCTATCCAATGGGAGAAACCAGTTTCTGCTTTTCCGGTCCATTGCTTTGATTACGAAGTGAAAATTTACAACACAAGGAAGGGGTATTTTCAGGTAATGCTTCAGCTCATTCTGATATTCGATGATAGATTTCTTTAAGggacacttaaaaaattattgtcaGTGACTGCTCCGGTTACACCTTGGAACTAACAAGGCCAAAAAGGTAATCTGATCTCAATCTACCTgggttttatgaaaataaatcaaaCCTTACTGGCTTTTTGTCTTGAAAGGATCTATTACTTTTGGTTGAAAAGAATGCAACGGATCAGATAAAAGTTCATTAGCATCACCGTTggtgaaatggtgcagctgctacgGAAAGCGGTACGGGgatttctcaaaaattaaaaatagaattatcatatgacccaacctttctacttctgggtacctatccaaacaaaatgaaagcagggtctcaaagagctTTGTCCATCCGTGTTCACagcggcattattcacaatagccagaagaAGGAAGcgacccaagtgtccattgacagaggaatggataaacaaaatgtggtctatccatacaatgcaatattgttagccttaaaaaggaagacaaTCCTGACATGTACTGTATCACGGATGGACactgagaacattatgctaagtgaaataagccagtcactgaAAGGCCAAAATATTGTATGAATCCAcctacatgaggtacctagaggagTTGAATTCATCAAGACAATGGTGAGACAATGGTGCTttggggggctgggg encodes:
- the IL5RA gene encoding interleukin-5 receptor subunit alpha; translated protein: MAPALLILLGATVILQADLLPDKKFLLLPPVNFTIKAINLAQVLLRWEPNTDQEQRNVQLGYHVKINAPQEEDYETRNTESRRVTILHKGFSASVQTVPWNDRSLQPSSWVSAELKAPPGSPGTSIVNLTCTTNTKANNYTHLRPYQVSLHCTWLVGKDAPEDTQYFLYYRYGSWTEECQEYSKDTLQRNIACWFPRTFINSKGRDLLGVYVNGSSEEAAIKPFDELFALHAIDRVNPPAKVTAEIEGTCLSIQWEKPVSAFPVHCFDYEVKIYNTRKGYFQTEKTTTNTFISVIDGISEYSIQVRAAVSSVCRAVGPSGEWSQPVYVEDSQTE